One Diospyros lotus cultivar Yz01 chromosome 1, ASM1463336v1, whole genome shotgun sequence genomic window carries:
- the LOC127788245 gene encoding uncharacterized protein LOC127788245, producing MKRIPSIKFPQRHPKISGSPSQIQAAAKERDAHHISLSSSDVPAPPTNTAVGGKASLQPKRTPVSDREIEAILLGGCF from the exons atgaagagaaTTCCCAGCATCAAATTCCCGCAAAGGCACCCGAAAATCTCAG GCTCTCCATCCCAAATTCAAGCTGCAGCCAAAGAAAGGGATGCCCACCATATTTCCCTTTCAAGTTCAGATGTACCTGCACCACCCACCAATACTGCTGTGGGAGGAAAAGCATCTCTTCAACCTAAGCGAACACCCGTCTCAGACAGGGAAATAGAAGCTATTCTG TTGGGTGGCTGCTTCTGA